Proteins encoded together in one Kutzneria kofuensis window:
- a CDS encoding arsenate reductase family protein produces MEIWINPACSKCRSALSILDEAGAEYTVRRYLDDPPTEAELVAVLDRLGLEPWDIARTGEAVAAEIGLKTWERTEATRDRWIKALAEHPILIQRPIITADDGPAVVARTEEAVRSVLD; encoded by the coding sequence GTGGAAATCTGGATCAACCCCGCTTGCTCCAAGTGCCGGTCGGCGCTGTCGATCCTGGACGAGGCCGGCGCCGAGTACACGGTGCGCCGCTACCTGGACGACCCGCCCACGGAGGCCGAGCTGGTGGCCGTGCTCGACCGGCTCGGGCTGGAGCCGTGGGACATCGCCCGCACCGGTGAGGCCGTCGCCGCCGAAATCGGGCTGAAGACGTGGGAACGGACCGAGGCGACGCGCGACCGGTGGATCAAGGCGCTGGCCGAGCACCCGATCCTGATCCAGCGCCCGATCATCACCGCGGACGACGGCCCGGCTGTGGTCGCGCGAACGGAAGAGGCGGTCCGCTCCGTCCTGGACTAG
- a CDS encoding cytochrome P450: protein MFRVGAEATIEQLTADPHPLLARLRATEPVSWLPALNGWLVTRHDLALQVMRDAATFTVDDPRFSTAQVVGPSMLSLDADEHARHRAPFSRQFRPREIADRFGDFVRAECDRLVDGFAATGHAELRRALAGPLAVAVVADALGLDGTDAKRVLAWYDAIVSTVADISAGREPDSVGTAAFGELRAHIEGSVARHNPSLLTEAAQTLALPEVVSNAAVLMFGGIETTEGMIANVLLHLLSNPSQLDIVRTDRSRIPDVVEESLRMEPAAAVVDRYATRDVELAGATIARGDLVTVSLTAANRDPAVFDNPDVFDLRRPNLRKQLAFAHGPHFCLGIDLARLETRIAVETVLDRLPGLELTEPAAPAGLVFRKPDGVHVRWATP, encoded by the coding sequence GTGTTCCGAGTCGGTGCCGAGGCCACGATCGAGCAGCTCACGGCGGATCCCCATCCGCTGCTGGCCCGGCTGCGCGCGACCGAGCCGGTGTCGTGGCTGCCGGCGCTGAACGGCTGGCTGGTGACGCGGCACGACCTGGCCCTGCAGGTGATGCGTGACGCGGCGACCTTCACTGTCGACGACCCGAGGTTCTCGACGGCGCAGGTCGTCGGTCCCTCGATGCTGTCGCTGGACGCCGACGAGCACGCCCGGCACCGGGCGCCGTTCTCCCGGCAGTTCCGGCCGAGGGAGATCGCGGACCGGTTCGGCGACTTCGTGCGCGCCGAATGCGACCGGCTGGTCGACGGCTTCGCCGCCACGGGACACGCCGAACTGCGGCGGGCGCTGGCCGGTCCGCTGGCGGTCGCGGTGGTGGCCGACGCGTTGGGTCTGGACGGCACGGACGCGAAGCGGGTCCTGGCCTGGTACGACGCGATCGTGTCCACAGTGGCCGACATCTCCGCCGGTCGGGAACCGGATTCCGTTGGGACGGCGGCGTTCGGCGAGCTACGGGCGCACATCGAGGGATCGGTGGCCCGGCACAACCCGTCGCTGCTGACCGAAGCGGCGCAGACGCTGGCGCTGCCCGAGGTGGTGTCGAACGCGGCGGTGCTGATGTTCGGCGGCATCGAGACCACCGAGGGCATGATCGCCAACGTCCTGCTGCATCTGTTGAGCAATCCGTCCCAACTGGACATCGTGCGCACGGATCGGTCCCGGATTCCCGACGTCGTCGAGGAATCGCTGCGGATGGAGCCGGCAGCGGCGGTCGTCGACCGGTACGCGACCCGGGACGTCGAACTGGCCGGGGCGACGATCGCGCGTGGCGACCTCGTCACCGTGTCGCTGACGGCGGCCAACCGGGATCCGGCGGTGTTCGACAACCCGGACGTCTTCGATCTGCGGCGACCGAACCTGCGCAAGCAGTTGGCGTTCGCGCACGGCCCGCACTTCTGCCTCGGCATCGATCTCGCCCGGCTGGAGACGCGGATCGCCGTCGAGACGGTGCTGGACCGGTTGCCGGGACTGGAACTGACCGAGCCGGCCGCGCCGGCGGGCCTGGTGTTCCGCAAGCCCGACGGCGTGCACGTGCGATGGGCGACCCCGTGA
- a CDS encoding NAD(P)H-dependent amine dehydrogenase family protein — MAHKVIVWGTGVVGKLVIRELLDHPEFELAGVIVHDPAKDGVDAGTLIGGSPVGIAATTDVQSALDTDASAVAYFGPTAEFALENIQNMGLALRSGKHVVSTSMTPLVYPDACPVELRAELEKACAESGKACFTTGIDPGFANDLFPLTLLGVCGRVDSVRIQELVDYASYAGDYSKVMGFGLPVDSQAVLEIPEVLVFAWGHTIPMIADAVGVKLDRVDTVYEKWAAPSPISYQYGTIEAGHCAAVRFEIRGWVGDRAPIVIEHVNRITNAAAPDWPRAASVENDAYRIIVKGSPEITQETAFRHEVDGDPVSGGCLATGMRAVNAVPYLDDLPPRLVSALDLPLIPGRGVIRRS; from the coding sequence ATGGCGCACAAGGTGATCGTCTGGGGCACGGGTGTCGTGGGCAAGCTCGTGATCCGGGAGCTGCTCGACCATCCGGAGTTCGAACTGGCCGGCGTGATCGTGCACGACCCGGCCAAGGACGGCGTCGATGCCGGCACCCTGATCGGCGGCTCTCCCGTCGGCATCGCGGCCACCACCGACGTTCAGTCCGCTTTGGACACCGATGCTTCCGCCGTGGCCTACTTCGGTCCCACGGCCGAGTTCGCCCTGGAGAACATCCAGAACATGGGCCTGGCCCTGCGTTCCGGCAAGCACGTCGTGTCCACCTCGATGACGCCTTTGGTGTATCCCGACGCCTGCCCTGTGGAACTCCGCGCCGAACTCGAGAAGGCCTGCGCCGAGTCCGGCAAGGCCTGTTTCACCACCGGCATCGACCCCGGCTTCGCCAACGACCTCTTCCCCCTGACCCTGCTGGGGGTCTGTGGGCGGGTCGACAGCGTCCGGATCCAGGAGCTCGTCGACTACGCCAGCTATGCCGGCGACTACAGCAAGGTCATGGGCTTCGGCCTGCCGGTCGACTCCCAGGCCGTGCTGGAGATTCCCGAGGTCCTCGTCTTCGCGTGGGGCCACACCATTCCCATGATCGCCGATGCCGTGGGTGTGAAGCTCGACCGTGTCGACACCGTTTATGAGAAGTGGGCCGCTCCGTCGCCGATCTCGTATCAGTACGGCACCATCGAGGCCGGCCACTGCGCCGCCGTGCGGTTCGAGATCCGTGGCTGGGTCGGCGACCGGGCCCCGATCGTCATCGAGCACGTCAACCGCATCACCAACGCCGCCGCCCCCGACTGGCCCCGAGCCGCGTCCGTGGAGAACGACGCCTACCGGATCATCGTCAAGGGCAGCCCCGAGATCACCCAGGAAACCGCCTTCCGCCACGAGGTCGACGGCGACCCCGTCAGCGGCGGGTGTCTGGCCACCGGCATGCGGGCCGTGAATGCGGTTCCCTACCTCGACGACCTCCCGCCGCGGCTCGTGTCGGCGCTCGACCTGCCCCTGATCCCGGGCCGCGGAGTGATCCGCCGGAGCTGA
- a CDS encoding SDR family oxidoreductase, whose amino-acid sequence MVLDGKTVIVSGVGAGLGRQTALAAARDGANVVLGARTEANLKAVAEEIGSRAAYAVTNITSAADCDGLVSVAMEKFGAVDAVIHVAARDRVFGGLDGADLDLWRKVLDVNVIGTMRLTQAALPALSVRGGSVVIIGTQAAFSPTLPQAAYATSKGALHAAMFSLARELGPRKIRVNSVVPGWMWGPNVEMYIKWTAQSRGVPEDEVKAELNAKTALNEIAEDADVAEAAVFFASDRARMLTGQTLFVNGGEYFR is encoded by the coding sequence GTGGTCCTCGACGGCAAGACAGTGATCGTGTCCGGGGTCGGAGCCGGCCTCGGCCGGCAGACCGCGCTCGCGGCGGCCCGGGACGGGGCGAACGTCGTCCTCGGCGCCCGAACGGAAGCCAACCTCAAGGCGGTGGCCGAGGAGATCGGGTCGCGGGCGGCCTACGCCGTCACCAACATCACCTCGGCGGCGGACTGCGACGGCCTCGTGTCGGTCGCCATGGAGAAGTTCGGCGCGGTCGACGCCGTGATCCACGTGGCCGCCCGGGACCGCGTGTTCGGCGGGCTCGACGGCGCCGACCTGGACCTCTGGCGCAAGGTGCTGGACGTCAACGTCATCGGCACCATGCGGCTGACCCAGGCCGCGCTGCCCGCGCTCTCCGTCCGCGGCGGCTCGGTCGTGATCATCGGCACCCAGGCCGCGTTCAGCCCCACGCTGCCGCAGGCCGCCTACGCCACGTCCAAGGGCGCGCTGCACGCCGCGATGTTCTCCCTGGCCCGGGAGCTCGGCCCGCGCAAGATCCGGGTCAACTCCGTGGTGCCCGGCTGGATGTGGGGCCCGAACGTCGAGATGTACATCAAGTGGACCGCGCAGAGCCGGGGCGTGCCCGAGGACGAGGTGAAGGCCGAGCTCAACGCCAAGACCGCGCTGAACGAGATCGCCGAGGACGCCGACGTGGCCGAGGCGGCCGTGTTCTTCGCGTCCGACCGGGCCCGGATGCTGACCGGGCAGACCCTGTTCGTCAACGGTGGCGAGTACTTCCGCTGA